The genomic DNA TGAGGGTGGGCTGGGTGCAAGTTTAGGTGCCGGTGAAGAGCCTCTTATTGTCCCTCTTGCTATTCCTTTAATGGCTGGTCCATCTATTATTGCGGCATTAATTTTACTTGCTCACCAAGCACCAGAGCGTATGGGTGACTGGTCTATTGCTTTAGTGGGCGCTTGGGCGGCTTCTGCTGTTATTTTAATGTTCTCCGAAATATTTGAGCGCATAGTGGGGAAAAAAGGGCTGGAAGCACTGGAACGCTTGATGGGAATGCTATTACTTATGATTGCAGTACAAATGTTTTTAGATGGTATACAAAGTTACTTGACCTAATTTCACATCGTCTTTTCTTCTGAGATTGTTGCAAAACAAGTAAAAGTATTTTGTTAGTTTTGCACTTTTTAAACCTTGTTATGGCTGATAGTCTAAATCCAGTTATCAAATATCTTTAAGGGTTCCTCATGAGTTCAGCACTATTTCAACCAATTCAACTTGGCAAGCTCACGTTAAAAAACCGTATTGTAATGCCACCAATGACGCGCTCAAGAGCATCACAACCAGGTGATGTCGCCAACGATATGATGGCAACCTACTACGCTCAGCGTGCAGAAGCAGGCTTAATCGTTTCTGAAGGTACGCAAATATCCCCTATGGGCAAAGGGTATGCATGGACTCCCGGTATCTACAGTGCTGAACAAATTGCCGGCTGGAAAAAAGTCACCGATGCGGTACACGCCAAAGGCGGGGTTATGTTCGCTCAGTTATGGCATGTTGGTCGTGTTACTCACCCTGATAATATCAATGGTCATCAACCGGTATCCTCATCGGCTATTAAAGCTGAAAATGTAAAAGTATTTATTGATAATGGCACAGATGAACCGGGTTTTGTTGAGGTTGTTGAACCCCGTGAAATGACGGTAAGCGAAATTAAAGAGGTGGTGGCCGAGTTTCATCAAGCCGCACTCAATGCTATTGCTGCAGGATTTGATGGTATCGAACTGCACGCGGCCAATGGTTACCTAATTAACCAATTTATTGATTCTGAATCTAATAATCGCACCGATGAATATGGTGGCAGTTTACAAAACCGTCTGCGCTTTCTTGATGAAGTGGTTGCAACGCTGGTTGATGCTATTGGTGCAGAGCGCGTTGGTGTACGTCTTGCCCCTCTTACTACGCTCAATGGCACGGTAGATGCCAACCCTGAGCATACTTATACTGAAGCGGCAAAACTGCTCAATTCTCATAATATCGGTTATTTGCACATTGCCGAAGTCGATTGGGATGATGCCCCAGATACGCCGCGTGAATTTAAATTGGCGCTACGCGAGGCCTTTAAAAACACCCTAATTTACGCAGGCCGTTATAAAGCCGATAGCGGTGCCAACGCAATTGAAGAAGGACTGGCTGATATGATTGGCTTTGGTCGCCCATTTATTGCCAACCCTGATCTTCCTGAGCGCATTAAAACTGGCGCGCCACTTGCGCAGCATAACCCAGAGACGCTATTTGGCGGAGACGAAGCCGGCTTAACTGACTATCCAAGGTTTGAAGCGAGCAAATAATCTCACCTTATGGACACTGTATCGCCCTTCCTATTTATAGGAGGGGCTTTTTTATGGCATGAACTTAAATTCCTCTCTTTCTGTCTTGCTCAACTATAGCTATCATTATGTCTAACTTGCCATAAGCATAAGCCACTTTGACAACAGGAAGCGTAATGACTCAAGAACAGGATCGTCATCAACAGCGTCAACAAAAAATAAAAGAAAAGGTCGATGAAAGAGTCGCCCAAGCCACTGAAGAAAAGGGGCTATTACTGGTTATTACCGGTAATGGAAAAGGCAAAACCACCTCAGGTTTTGGCACCGTTGCTCGCGCGGTCGGCCATGGTCTGCAATGCGGTGTAGCGCAGTTTATTAAAGGCACTTGGGACAATGGTGAACGCAATTTACTAGAAAAACTGGGGGTTGCCTTTCATGTTATGTCCACCGGATTTACTTGGAATACACAAGATAAACAAGCCGATACCATAGCCGCGCAAGCCGTGTGGCAAGAGTGCCTAAAAATGCTTCAAGACCCTAATCTAGATGTAGTACTTTTGGACGAGTTAACCTATATGGTGAGCTACAACTATATAGAGTTAGACGAGGTATTAAACGCCTTGCAACAACGCCCCGCTCAGCAATCGGTGATTATTACCGGTCGTGGAGCGCACCGCTCTATTATTGAACTTGCTGATACGGTATCTGAAGTGCGCAACGTGAAACACGCCTTTGAAGCGGGGGTCAAGGCCCGCAAAGGGGTGGATTGGTAACCAGTACAATACCCGTAGTCATCTATCACTGCGGGTTAAACACTTGGTCAACATGTTGAGGGGGGACTTGTGGTGCCCTAACCTATCAACCCGCTTGCTTTATTGCCAAGTGTTTTGTGTGCGTTAGTGTAAACTCCAGTCTACCGCGGCCGCGGCATGGATGGCAGTGGTATCAAATATTGGCACTGTCGTGTGTGCTTGCTCTATCAATAATCCTATCTCCGTACAGCCTAAGATCACCCCTTGCGCCCCTTGCTGTTGCAAGCTGTCGATAACCTGTAAAAAGGTGTCTCTGGAGGTGGGTAATATTTTCCCCTGACACAGCTCATCATAAATAATACGATGTATTTCAGCCCGTTGCGGTTGGTTAGGAATAGACACTCGCACACCTTTATCCAGCAACCTCTGTTTATAAAAGTCTTGCTCCATGGTAAATGCCGTCCCTAACAGCGCCACATGTTCAATGCGCTGTTGCTGCAATTCCATTGCGGTGGCATCGGCGATATGCAGTAAAGGGACCGACACTACGGCTTCGATTTCCGGGGCAATTTTATGCATGGTATTAGTACAAATCATAATCGCCTCAGCCCCAGCCGTTTGCAGTGATAAGGCCGCACGGGACAACACCTTTGCCGCTTGTAGCCACTCACCTTGGGCTTGCATCTGCTCAATTTCAGCAAAGTTCACACTGTATAACACCAGTTTCGCCGAGTTGAGTCCCCCTAAGCGCTGCTTAACCCCTGCATTTATAAGTTGGTAATAGGTTTGAGTAGACTCCCAACTCATTCCGCCAATTAAGCCTAATGTTTTCATGCCTAACCTCAATTAAAATAGCTTCTTCAAGAGCGAATCGGTCATTTTCTTAACGTCTTCATCACCACCTTTATCACCAAACAATTTTTTCAGGCCACGCTCTGCTTCTTTTTTGGCTTTTTCTTCTAGCTTCTTCTTATTTCGTTCCAGCTCTTGCTGTTGTAATGCGGCTAAATCCAAACTGAATTGTGGGCTTGCCCAAGCGCCTTTAATGCGCAGTGGGATAGTCACATCGGTAAGATCATCAATGCTCTTTCCTCCTTGCCCTTCTAATGAGCCCACAACAGACGTTTTTGACAAAATATCCATGGTTTCATTTAGATAATTGGCATCACCACTGGCCTTAATTCGTAATAATGGCGACTGTACAGAAACATTCGATAGCGTAGCGACCCCTTTATTGAGCTTCACCGTGGCATCCATTGCACTAAAGTCGGTTTTCTTCGCTTGAGTTTCCGCAGGTACTTTCTCCCCCTTAAACTTGGCGTAATTGGTGCGAATGATCTGCGCCACATTAATTCCGTTGATGGCACCATCGGCAAATTTCACCACAACAGTGCCCGCTAAATGCTTTTTCAGTTCATCGGGAATTAAGCTCTTGCCGGTTAAGTCCAAGGTAATATTCCCTGTACCTTCAAGGGTATTATTATCCGCTACATCCACCAGCAAAGGCCCTACTTTGACATTATTCACCTTGGCATCAATATCATAGCGAGGCACGGCTTGTTGACCATTAAGCTGCGCTTTTGCCTTAATAGAGCCTTGATACAGATTGGCGGTTAATGTGCGCAAATTAAAGATACCGTCTTTAATGGCGATATCAGCAAAGGTATTTTGTAATTTAGCATTACTGGCCTGAAACTTATCAATGCGGATACTGCCGGCGACATCTAGCGTTTTTAGTACCGATAAATTTGGCTCTTGCGAAGCGGCCTTTTGCGCCGTGTTTGCAGAAGATGAAGCTGTGTTTGCCGAAGAAGACTCCGTGGCGTTGGGATCGGTATTCCCTGTCCACTGATCAAGGTTGATCATTGGGCTGTGTAATTTAAAACGTACTTTGGGGATAGCGCTTAATACGACACTGCTACTGCCATCCAGTTGCAAGTCGTTAAGTGACAATGTATTTAATAATAAAGATAAGGTGTTAGTGGTTAAATCAAAATCAATGTTGGATTTAAGATCAACCGCGATAGGGTTCTGCGGTAGGCTCTCTCCTGCCAGTTTCCCTTGAGCATTAAGCTGATTCACCTTCACCTTAGATAGGGCCTCATCCAGCAACACACTCCCCGTCATGGTCAATTGACTATCGAGTCCTGCGGCATGTCCATCCACTGCCATTTTAAATGAGCTCGGCTGGGCGAATTTAAAAGAAGAAACATCTAAGCTAAACGATTTTATTGCGATATCTTTGCCTGTTAAAGGCGTTTGCAAAGTAAAATCTTTAATGGCAAAGGTGGATAAGTCTCGCTCTAACAAGACTTGGGTTGCACTAGTAATATCAAATGCATTGCCCGCGGCCTCCCCTTTAGCCAGCAGTGATACCTTGGCCCAAGAGTCCAGTTTAAAAGTGTCTACGTTAAGCTTAAAGCTAGTAAGGTCTACATCTGGCTGGGAAAAGTGACCACTTAGTTCGATGTCTTTTACTTGATAATCGGTAAACTTGGCATCGGTTTTCGCGCTGGCTTTACCTGTGATGGCAAAGTTTTGCTGATTGTTCACCCCAGAAAAACTAAAGCTCAATGGCGTCCATTGATCAAATGCAAAATCCGCCACTTGCACATTGACCTTCTCTAACTTGGTGTACAACTTGGCTTGGTCATCTTTGATCTCTAACAAGGCATTATCAATATTAAGCCCCGCCACCGACACCGTCCAAGGTTGTGCCTCACCGTCTGTGGTTGTGGCTGTATCTGTTGCGGTTGAATTGGCATCATCTTTGGCTGTAGAGCTAGATTGCGATGCTGTTAATGCATCTAAGTTACTGGAACCATCGGCATGGGTTTCCATATAAAACTGAGCCCCAAGTAACGTCACATTGCCAATGCGCAACTCTTTACTCAGCAAAGGCAACACCGATATATCAAGGCCCACTTGGTCGACTTTTAGCATATTAGGTGCGCTAAAGCCCGCAGGGTTACTTAATGTACTTTTGCCTAAAGAAAAACCGATTGATGGGAAAAACTGCCAACTAATGTCCCCTTCTATCGTGAGGTCAAGGTGGGTCTGTTTTTTGGTTTGCTCAACGAGCAGTGGCTTAAACTGGTTGGGATCAACAAACACTAACAGTGCGACCACGGTTAGTACGATCAAAACAATTGGTGTGATGATAAATAGTGACAGCTTTTTCATCTTTTCTTCCCTGTAACCTAATGCTGTTGCGCTTTTCCTACCGGTAAACGCTAGATATAAAAAATGGCACATCCGTGCCATTTAATTCTTAACCATAATTTGTTACTTGTATGCAAACACAGAGTAATAAATTTAATAAATTGACGCTGTTATCATAAATTACTAAGAACGCAGCAATTTGGCAATATGCGCTTTCAACACATCAATGGCGATGCGGTTTTTACCCCCGCGAGGCACAATAATATCGGCGTATTGTTTTGACGGTTCAATAAACTGCATAAACATTGGACGCACTGTTTTTTGATACTGCTCCAACACCGACTCCATTGTACGTCCTCGTTCTTCTACATCACGCCTAACACGGCGTAATAAGCAGATATCTAAAGGCGTGTCCATAAAGATACTGGCGTGCATTAAGTTACGTAAACGAGGGTCGGTTAACAGTAAAATCCCTTCTAAGATAATCACCTTTTTCGGTGACATGGTAGTGGTATTTTGCGTGCGGGTATGCTCTGTATAGCTATACTCTGGAACTTCTACCGCATGGCCTTCAGCCAACTGTTGTAGATGCTCACACAACAGATCATGGTCAAGCGCTTTGGGGTGGTCATAATTGGTTTTTACGCGCTCTTCCATGCTCAAATGACTTTGATCGCGATAGTATCTGTCTTCCGTTATGACACCAATTTGCTCAGGTCCCACTTTTGCATGCAGTTCATTATAGATGGTATTGGCGATAAGGCTCTTGCCTGATGCGGATGCACCTGCAATACCGACGATGACACATTGATTACTTTGAGACATTTACAGTTCCTAACGAAAAACAGAATTTAAACACGCTAATTATAGAGACGGATGATCCTTGATACCAGTAATAAGGGGATAACAGCAACAGGTTGAGCATATATCAAACAGTTAGCATTTATTATCCACCTTATGGCATAAAATTATTCCACTTCAACAAAGCGAATACGTTCAGCTTGAGGTTTGCCATGCCAAAACAGGCGACTTACCACTTGATTCGCCAAATCCATATAACTTTGTGCCTGCTCTGCTGAATCTGGGTTGACTACCGATGGCCTGCCCTGGTCGATATCACGACGCACATTAAGGTGTAAAGGCAGTTGTCCTAAAAGGGCTATTCCCTTATCTGCGGCCAATTTCATCGCGCCGCCACTGCCAAAAATATCCTCGTGAGAGCCACAATTGCTACACACGTGATAACTCATATTTTCGATAATACCTAACACACCTACCTCGGCTTTTTCAAACATTGCGATACCCTTAATGGCATCTGCTAAGGCTAAGTCTTGCGGTGTTGTCACCACCAAAGCACTGGTCAATGGGATCTCTTGAGACAGAGTTAATTGCAAATCACCTGTGCCGGGAGGCATATCAATAATCAGGTAATCGAGTTCCGGCCATTGAGTCTCTTTTAACAACTGCATCAATGCCTTAGAAGCCATAGGTCCACGCCATACCGCTGCATCATCACTTGAGATTAAGTAGCCAATTGACTGGGTGTACACGCCATGAGCTTGTAACGGCTTCATCCATTTATTATCCACAATCTCAAGGGACTGCCCAACCGTCCCAAACATCATAGGAATGGAGGGACCATAAACGTCTGCATCTAGGACGGCCACTTTTGCCCCTTGTTTTTCCATGGCTAAAGCAAGGTTGGCGGTGGTGGTGGATTTACCTACCCCACCTTTTGCCGAGGTAACGGCAATGATATTTTTGATGGAAGTTAAGGTACTGGCCACCTTACTCTGCAATGGGCGTACCCGCGCAGAAACATAAAACGTATATTCTTCCCATGCCAGTGGCGCATCATGCTCTGAGATCCATTGCCCTAATGCTTGAGTTAATGCCTCTACGACAAAGGGGATTTCAACATCAATGGCTTTTTGTGCATGATCTAGGGTCACGATCCCTAAAGTCGAAGACCATTCGCTGATCAAAAGAGGGTGTTGAAACTGGTTTAACCAAGCGTGTAGATCGTTTATTTGATTATTCATTAATGCTTACCCTTTACTTATCTGAATACATCTTAGCGTTAATATGCGCGCAATTTAACAAGTTCTGCGTAATGACTACAAATAAACTACTTAAAATTTACAGGTTTGCACGCAAACTTGATCAATCCCCCCCCACGCAAAGGCAAACTGAGTGCGATTTATCCGCGAGATCCTTTTCGTTGCAGCTAGCTTACGGTAATATTAGCGCCAAGAAATTAATCCTATCTGCGAAAAGTTAAGTATGACTACTGAATTAAGAAAAATGCTCGTCACGTGTGCACTACCCTATGCCAATGGTTCTATCCATTTAGGTCATATGCTAGAGCACATTCAAGCTGACATCTGGGTGCGTTACCAACGTCTACGTGGCAACACAGTGAACTTTGTTTGTGCTGATGATGCGCACGGTACACCAATCATGCTTAAATCCCAGCAGATGGGGATCACTCCTGAAGAAATGATTGCCGCTGTAAGCGCTGAGCACCAAAAAGATTTTGCAGGCTTTGATATCAGTTTTGATAACTACCACAGCACCCACTGTGAAGAAAACCGCGAATTAGCCTCTAGTATTTATCTTCAACTTAAAAAGAGCGGGTTTATTTCAAGCCGTACCATTTCTCAGTTGTTTGACCCTGAAAAAGAAATGTTCTTACCTGACCGTTTCGTAAAAGGCACTTGCCCTAAGTGTAAGTCAGAAGATCAATACGGTGATAACTGTGATAACTGTGGTGAAACCTACAGCCCTACTGAGCTGATTAATCCAAAATCCGCAGTCTCTGGCGCCACTCCTGTGATGAAAGACTCTGAACACTTCTTCTTTGACCTGCCACAATTTGAAAGCATGTTAAAAGAGTGGACTCGTTCTGGCTCTTTACAAAACGAAACCGCGAATAAAATGCAAGAGTGGTTTGAATCTGGCTTGCAACAATGGGATATCTCGCGCGATGCCCCTTACTTTGGTTTTGAAATCCCAGGGGAGAAAAACAAATTCTTCTACGTGTGGCTTGATGCTCCTGTTGGCTATATGGCGTCATTTAAAAACCTATGTAACAAGCGTGACGATCTGGATTTTGACGAATATTGGAAAAAAGACAGCACGACGGAGCTTTACCACTTCATTGGTAAAGACATTGTGTACTTCCACAGCCTATTTTGGCCGGCGATGCTTGATGGTGCGGGTTACCGTAAGCCAAACAACATTTTTGTCCACGGCTATGTCACCGTCAATGGCGCTAAGATGTCTAAATCTAAAGGCACCTTCATTAAGGCAAGCACCTACCTTAATCACTTAGATCCAGAATGCCTACGTTACTACTATGCGGCAAAACTCAACAATCGCATTGATGATCTGGATTTGAACCTTGAAGACTTCACTCAACGCGTTAACTCTGATGTGGTGAACAAGATTGTTAACCTTGCTTCTCGTAACGCTGGCTTCATTACTAAGCGTTTTGCTGGCAAGCTCTCTGCGGACTTTGCAGAGCCTGAGCTTTATCAAGAATTTGCCGATGCAGCGCAACGCATTGCTTCTCTTTACGAAAGCCGTGAATTTAGTCGCGCCATTCGTGAGATCACCGCTCTTGCTGATAAAGCCAACCAATACGTAGATGAAAAAGCCCCTTGGGTCGTCGCTAAACAAGAAGGCCAAGATAAAGCACTGCAAGACATCTGCTCTGTTGGCATTAACTTGTTCCGCGTACTGATGACTTACTTGAAGCCAGTCATGCCTGAGCTTGCCGCTCGCACTGAAGCCTTCTTAAACCAAGAATTGACTTGGGATGGCGTACAAGCACCGCTAGTGGATCAAGAAATCAGCAAGTTCAAAGCGCTATTTAACCGTATTGATCCGAAAAAAGTGGACGCTATGGTTGAAGCATCAAAAGAAGATGCGGCAGCAGAAGTGGCAGCCAAAGAAAAAGCCGAGCAAGCTAAAAACGAAACTGAGCTAAGCAAAGAGCCGATTGCCGATGAAATCGAGTATGACGATTTTGCTAAAATTGACTTACGCATTGCCAAGATTGTTGAATGTGAGTCTGTGCCTAAAGCCAATAAATTACTAAGAATGGTACTGGATTTAGGCGGTGAAACTCGCCAAGTATTTGCAGGTATTAAATCCGCTTATGCGCCAGAAGACCTCATTGGCAAACACACTGTCATGGTGGCTAACCTAAAACCTCGTAAGATGAAGTTTGGTATGTCTGAAGGCATGGTATTAGCCGCAGGCCCTGGTGGTAAAGATCTTTGGATTCTAGAACCCCATGAAGGTGCTCAACCTGGCATGCGTGTCATGTAATCTATTCGCTAATTAAACACAGCCGGCTAGGTCATACTTGCCGGCTTTTTTATGCGCTAAATAAGTGCATACCCGCCCCAAATTCGTTCAACAATTCACTGCTATGCCCTGCTGGGTACGCACTCTGTCACTAAAAGGGGGTTGGCATAAAACCTGCTTACTATTGATTAAGCCCACAGTGAAAAAGGTCGCTTATGTTTATGGTCATCGCCACAAGTCTATGCGCATTAGCCGTACTGCTACTTTGTCTGCATTATGGCAAACAGAGCCAAGCCAACATTAATCGCTATCACTTAATTTGTGAACTACGAAGTGTTACTCAGCATCTGCGTGAGCATCGCCATTTAGTGCACACTCATCTAAGCTATGGAGGGGTGGCACACAGCCATATTTCTGATTTAGAAAGCAATATCAGCGAATCGCTGCAAGATTTAGTACATAGGAGCTTTATCAATGACCGTCCTATGTTTAGATTGCTCACCAAGCAAGTTCATACCCTAATGCAACAATGGCCCACCATGACACCTAGCAAAAGCCAAATGAGCCACGGCCGAGCAATTCGAGCTAGCTTATACCTCATTGATGAAATTGTGCTGACTTGGTTAATTGAAACGGAACAAGTAGAAGAAAGTGACACTTACTCTCGTCAATGGAGCTATGTGATTGATTCACTAGAAGCTTTAACACAGTTTAGAATGTTGCTAGACGATTCTTCGCAAAAATTATCTACCACGGGACAGAACGAGCTATTGCTAGTAAAAGCGCAATATTTATTACAAAAAATCAAACGCTTAAATCGAGTATCCCCATTAACTACCGCCACTCTTACCCTAGCGCAAACAGATCTTAGTGAGATAATTTCAGCGCAAAAGAAGATAAATCAATTACCGCCTCGCCAGCTTTACCAATTAACCAATGAAATATCTTTAGCTATATTTAAAGTCTATGACCAAATTCTGGTTGAGCTCTGTGAAAAATTATATCACCTTGAACCATGTATTGAGGCACAAGCTTAATATACTTTTATAAGGGATAAATTCTTTTATCCCTCAAGTAATTTCATTAATAATTTACCATCATATAATGCTTGTTTAATTAATGCTGCACCCGGCATAGTGGCATTTTTAATAAAACGGCATGGCACAACTTCTAAATCTTGACGATAAATAGGTAAACTTTGAGTTTGCACGCAACTCATTATTTCAGGAAAGATAATGCCTTTGGCAACATTAATATCACCACCGATAAGTACCTTCTCAGGATTAAACATATTCACGACTAAAGAGACGGCTGTACCTAATCGCTGACCTAATTGTTTAATGATATTTAACGCTAGAGGATCCCCTCTATTGGCCGCCATACAAATATTAATAACAGTAAGGTTATCAATATCTAACGAAGTATCTGCGCCCGCAAGGATACCCTGTTTTGCTTGATTGATTAAAGCATAAGAGCTAGTGACGGTTTGCAAGCACCCTCGGTTGCCACAATGACAAAGTTCGCCATTAGGATCGACTTGGATATGCCCCAGCTCTCCCACATTACCCAAGCGACCTTGCAGCACTTTATCTTCTAAAATAATGCCAGCGCCAATCCCGTTATGTACCGAAATAAGCACTGAATTTTTATTTTGTTGGGAGTTGCCAAACAGTTTTTCCGCCAATGCCCAAGCGCGAGTATCGTTGGCAATAAAGACTGGCAGCCCGGTTTCTCTATGTAATGCGGGGCCTAACTCTAAACGTTTAACGTCAAAATGAGGCATTTGTAACACCACGCCACTTTCTGAGTGGACAAGGCCAGGTAACGTAATGGCGATGCTGGTAACGCGCTCCAGTACCGTCGCCTTCTCTTCAAAAAAGGTGCCGATTTCTTTTAACAGACGAGCCAGCATGTCATCTTGATCTATTTCGTCAATATCTATGTACTTTTCGGCGATCGCTTCACCGCCAAGCTCATGCAAAGCGATAGTGAGATAGCCTCGCCCTAAGCGCAGGGAGAGAAATTGCCAACCTTGATTATTGGTTTGTAAACCCACCGCAGGTCTACCACGGCTGGTCACTTCTTGGACAACGGTTTCGTGTACCAAGTGCGCTTCGATTAATTCACGGGATATCTTGGTAATACTGGCCGGGGCTAAAGCGCTTAACTTGGAGAGGTCAATACGAGATATGGGGCCAAACTGATCGATAAGTTGATAGACCTTACCAGCATTAATCTGTTTGATATGATCAATATGACTTGGTTGTGCCGTATACATGATAATTACCCCCGGATCTAGAGACTCTATTTTTTTACAGCTCGAAGTAAATGTGAAGCGTTATGATGTTAAGGCGTGAGCCTGCTCACCGAATAATGTCAATTTTAGGAAGGTATTTGCGCTGATTTGATTTTTTGTGTGCTTTGATATTCTTCAATAAAACGATAACCTGAATTTAAGCCTTGTTGATAATCAAATAATAAGTCTTGTGGATTGCTCATTAATGACGAACTTTTTAATGGATGCTCTGGAATAATTTGCATAACAAAACAATCTTGTGGAGGACGCGCAACAAATTCTTGGGTTAAAGCATAGGTTTGATAGTGTACCATTAGCATATCGGCTAATCCCGCATCCAAACGATTACCTAATAAATGTGATAATCGATAAACATTATCAGCACCAAATAACCACCGACCCCCATTGAGTAAA from Vibrio rarus includes the following:
- the mlc gene encoding sugar metabolism global transcriptional regulator Mlc, coding for MYTAQPSHIDHIKQINAGKVYQLIDQFGPISRIDLSKLSALAPASITKISRELIEAHLVHETVVQEVTSRGRPAVGLQTNNQGWQFLSLRLGRGYLTIALHELGGEAIAEKYIDIDEIDQDDMLARLLKEIGTFFEEKATVLERVTSIAITLPGLVHSESGVVLQMPHFDVKRLELGPALHRETGLPVFIANDTRAWALAEKLFGNSQQNKNSVLISVHNGIGAGIILEDKVLQGRLGNVGELGHIQVDPNGELCHCGNRGCLQTVTSSYALINQAKQGILAGADTSLDIDNLTVINICMAANRGDPLALNIIKQLGQRLGTAVSLVVNMFNPEKVLIGGDINVAKGIIFPEIMSCVQTQSLPIYRQDLEVVPCRFIKNATMPGAALIKQALYDGKLLMKLLEG